In the genome of Nycticebus coucang isolate mNycCou1 chromosome 12, mNycCou1.pri, whole genome shotgun sequence, one region contains:
- the PPP1R1A gene encoding protein phosphatase 1 regulatory subunit 1A, with product MEQDNSPRKIQFTVPLLEPHLDPEAAEQIRRRRPTPATLVLTSDQSSPEIDEDRIPNPLLKSTLSMSPRQRKKMTRITPTMKELQMMVEHHLGQQEQGEEPEGAAESTGPQESCPSGITDTGAESKMVTSGTTQKPAESIPKTQERGSEKSSTEQPSTHIRPLDS from the exons ATGGAGCAAGACAACAGCCCCCGGAAGATCCAGTTCACAGTCCCGCTGCTGGAACCGCACCTTGACCCCGAGGCGGCGGAGCAG ATTCGAAGACGCCGCCCCACCCCTGCCACCCTTGTGTTGACCAGTGACCAGTCATCCCCAG AGATAGATGAAGACCGGATCCCCAACCCCCTCCTCAAG TCCACTTTGTCCATGTCTCCACGTCAACGGAAGAAGATGACAAGGATCACACCCACAATGAAAG AGCTCCAGATGATGGTTGAACATCACCTGGGGCAACAGGAACAAGGAGAGGAGCCTGAGGGAGCTGCCGAGAGCACAGGGCCCCAGGAGTCCTGCCCATCTGGGATCACAGACACAGGAGCAGAGTCAAAGATGGTCACCTCTGGGACAACACAAA AGCCTGCAGAGTCCATCCCTAAAACTCAGGAGAGGGGCAGTGAGAAATCCAGCACAGAACAACCCTCAACCCATATACGACCATTGGATTCCTAG